One Deltaproteobacteria bacterium genomic region harbors:
- a CDS encoding alpha-E domain-containing protein, producing the protein MLSRVAENIYWMARYVERAENTARIVTVNANLLLDLPKGIAPGWRPLVDITGANALFEEHYKDYSERNVVRFFIADERNTGSIASALIAARENCRTIRDFVPREVWELLNEIYLFAREDLPKGITKGGRHAYLKRVIQGAQNINGLLSGTMLHDQGYDFLHLGRFLERADMTTRIIDVRSANLLPEETTELRPFETIQWVSVLKSMTAYQAYRRSEQIRVLRGPVLRFLFQNESFPRSVVHCIDALRTSLSKLPRNDSALRVAGRLKRNLEGTEPRRLNQQQLHAFIDDLQVGIGDLHEELARTWFPPPPETQTQSQTQD; encoded by the coding sequence ATGCTCTCGCGTGTTGCAGAAAACATCTACTGGATGGCCCGCTATGTCGAGCGGGCCGAGAATACCGCCCGTATCGTGACGGTCAACGCCAACCTCCTGCTGGACCTGCCGAAGGGCATCGCGCCGGGTTGGAGGCCATTAGTCGACATCACGGGTGCGAATGCGCTTTTCGAGGAACATTACAAGGACTATAGCGAGCGCAATGTGGTGCGCTTTTTTATTGCCGACGAGCGCAATACCGGATCCATCGCCTCCGCCTTGATCGCGGCGCGCGAGAATTGCCGAACCATTCGCGACTTCGTACCGCGCGAGGTCTGGGAGCTGCTCAACGAGATCTATCTCTTCGCCCGCGAGGATCTCCCCAAGGGGATAACGAAGGGCGGCCGGCATGCGTATCTCAAGCGGGTGATCCAGGGTGCGCAGAACATCAACGGCCTGCTCTCCGGGACCATGCTGCACGACCAAGGCTATGATTTCCTGCACCTGGGGCGCTTTCTGGAACGTGCGGACATGACGACACGCATCATCGACGTGCGCTCCGCCAATCTGCTGCCCGAGGAGACGACCGAGCTGCGGCCCTTCGAGACCATACAATGGGTCAGCGTGCTGAAATCCATGACGGCCTACCAGGCCTATCGGCGCAGCGAGCAGATTCGCGTCCTGCGCGGCCCCGTGTTGCGCTTTCTCTTTCAGAACGAGTCGTTCCCGCGCTCGGTCGTCCATTGCATCGACGCGCTGCGGACCAGTCTTTCGAAGCTGCCGCGCAACGACTCCGCCCTGCGCGTGGCGGGACGGCTCAAGCGCAATCTCGAAGGGACCGAGCCGCGTCGACTCAATCAGCAACAGCTGCATGCCTTTATCGACGACCTTCAAGTGGGGATCGGCGATCTGCACGAGGAGCTTGCACGGACCTGGTTCCCGCCGCCTCCCGAGACGCAGACCCAATCGCAAACGCAGGACTGA
- a CDS encoding 4Fe-4S dicluster domain-containing protein, with translation MLDWIRFCLCRRLGLWSDDDGPSFADTYHGKAVPLETAARLITLNRNIEIRDLEHVIPYARARDIVLKNPDRIVVMDCPCRASRVKPCLPLDVCLIVGEPFASFIAEHHPGRSRWITPEEAVNILEAEDRRGHVHHAFFKEAMLGRFYAICNCCSCCCGAMQAMRNGVPMLSPSGLLPQIDLDICQGCGKCVRACPFKALELVENFARVDPTLCMGCGVCVGQCPAKALRLVETHGPVQPLIVDRLVQASESTPAGSR, from the coding sequence ATGCTCGATTGGATTCGCTTCTGTCTCTGCCGACGGCTCGGCCTCTGGTCGGATGATGACGGGCCATCCTTCGCCGACACCTACCATGGCAAGGCCGTGCCGCTGGAGACAGCCGCCCGGCTCATCACCTTGAACCGGAACATCGAGATCCGGGACCTCGAGCATGTCATCCCCTACGCCAGAGCCAGGGATATCGTTCTCAAGAACCCTGACCGCATTGTGGTCATGGACTGCCCCTGCCGGGCATCCAGGGTCAAGCCCTGCCTGCCGCTGGATGTCTGCCTCATCGTGGGCGAACCCTTCGCCTCATTCATTGCCGAACACCACCCCGGACGATCGCGCTGGATCACCCCGGAAGAGGCCGTAAACATCCTCGAGGCCGAAGACCGCCGGGGCCACGTCCACCACGCCTTCTTCAAGGAGGCCATGCTCGGCCGCTTCTACGCCATCTGCAATTGCTGCTCCTGCTGCTGCGGGGCCATGCAGGCCATGCGCAACGGCGTTCCCATGCTGTCTCCATCCGGTCTTCTGCCCCAGATCGACCTGGATATCTGCCAGGGTTGCGGCAAGTGCGTCCGGGCTTGTCCCTTCAAGGCCCTGGAGCTTGTCGAAAATTTCGCCCGGGTCGATCCAACTCTCTGCATGGGTTGCGGAGTATGCGTTGGCCAATGTCCTGCCAAGGCCTTGCGGCTCGTTGAAACGCATGGTCCGGTCCAACCTCTGATCGTCGACAGACTCGTCCAGGCTTCCGAATCGACACCGGCCGGGTCGCGTTGA
- a CDS encoding 4-amino-4-deoxy-L-arabinose transferase, with protein MNAYFPLILAGVLLNSAAQILIKKGMILIGHFDFSIVNILPVSLKLSTSPCIMAGMISYAASIIIWFMVLSRVDVSFAYPMLSIGYIVAALAGKAFFNEPLTMTRVSGIVVICLGVYLVSRSA; from the coding sequence ATGAACGCCTATTTTCCCCTAATTCTAGCCGGTGTTCTGCTCAACTCCGCCGCCCAGATTCTCATCAAGAAAGGAATGATCCTTATCGGTCATTTCGATTTCTCCATCGTCAACATCCTTCCCGTGAGCCTCAAGCTGTCAACCAGTCCCTGCATCATGGCTGGCATGATCAGCTATGCGGCCAGCATCATCATCTGGTTCATGGTCCTCTCCCGGGTGGATGTGAGTTTCGCCTATCCCATGCTCAGCATCGGCTACATCGTTGCTGCCCTGGCCGGAAAGGCCTTTTTCAACGAACCTTTGACCATGACCCGCGTCAGCGGCATCGTCGTTATTTGCCTCGGTGTCTACCTCGTCTCCCGAAGCGCCTGA